In one window of Tumebacillus algifaecis DNA:
- a CDS encoding foldase protein PrsA, with protein MKTAIAGAVIGAAVVGGIWFFSNTDSTVVSVGSAKITQSELVEKLEQVGGKDTLKRMIEEQVVLNQGKEMGLLATDAEIDKEIQTIIDDRFNKDKAQLEAALKDSNMTMDDLRKELKMSVTAKKIAVKDITVSDEEVNEYYEANKSTTLGTPAKAKARHILIKDEGKANEIFKQLQANPDDFEKLAKEHSEDSSKDQGGDLGEFPKGTMVKEFEEVVFGEGTKINEIQKPVKSEFGYHIIKVESRTDAVVPKLDDVKEKIVDTLKEQKAKAYQDLLEELVAKESIKINKSKYKGLMDPAEPSTELPLGEGHSEGDGHSH; from the coding sequence ATGAAAACAGCGATTGCAGGCGCAGTGATCGGTGCTGCGGTTGTCGGCGGGATCTGGTTCTTTTCGAACACAGATTCGACCGTTGTAAGCGTAGGCAGCGCCAAGATCACTCAATCGGAGCTGGTCGAGAAGCTGGAGCAAGTGGGCGGTAAAGACACACTGAAGCGTATGATCGAAGAACAAGTCGTCTTGAACCAAGGGAAAGAGATGGGCTTGCTGGCTACCGATGCGGAAATCGACAAAGAGATCCAAACCATCATCGACGATCGCTTCAACAAAGACAAGGCGCAATTGGAAGCTGCCTTGAAAGACAGCAACATGACCATGGATGACCTGCGGAAGGAACTGAAAATGTCGGTCACCGCGAAAAAGATCGCGGTCAAGGACATCACCGTTTCGGATGAAGAGGTCAACGAATATTACGAAGCCAACAAATCAACCACTCTCGGCACTCCGGCGAAGGCAAAAGCTCGCCACATCCTGATCAAGGATGAAGGCAAGGCAAACGAGATTTTCAAGCAACTGCAAGCGAACCCGGATGATTTCGAAAAGTTGGCAAAAGAGCACTCCGAAGATTCTTCCAAAGACCAAGGCGGTGACCTCGGCGAGTTCCCGAAAGGCACGATGGTAAAGGAGTTTGAAGAGGTTGTCTTCGGCGAAGGCACCAAGATCAACGAAATTCAAAAGCCGGTGAAATCTGAATTCGGCTATCACATCATCAAAGTGGAATCCCGTACAGACGCTGTGGTTCCGAAGCTGGATGATGTGAAAGAGAAGATCGTTGACACCTTGAAAGAACAAAAAGCAAAAGCATACCAAGATCTGCTCGAAGAACTGGTTGCAAAAGAATCAATCAAGATCAACAAATCGAAATACAAAGGTCTCATGGACCCGGCAGAGCCGTCTACCGAACTTCCGTTGGGTGAAGGTCATTCCGAAGGTGACGGCCATAGCCACTAG
- a CDS encoding MFS transporter, translated as MAILVSIGLVGMTQGLIVPLLSFILEQREVTAVFNGISTTALFFGVIVASPFIELVVRKYGARRTIIYSNWLALLMTLAFPIWDNLYAWILFRVVLGIALSGIFVSTEIWLNTILTSDNRGRMFAFYGLAIAIGLMVGPLGINLLSLSLWAPFVVSAICYLIPLVITMRIPDEDARLDESEEDGPTGIKRWWRIFWLAPFAMLASLTYGYLDGALVGQFPIYGSRLELMPSTISLTLSVFVFGSIVFQFPLGWLSDIWGRHQALLLASVIGLVGFLLVPLTQHHIGLLMTMFFLVGGALGSFYSLGLAYLGDLLQMKDLPTGNVLYTMLYGVGSILGPSFTGAAIQFFGKEWFAWSIAVMLFCYVVYGLLHSQNVNKKGSVFTTSKN; from the coding sequence ATGGCAATTTTAGTGAGCATCGGTCTTGTTGGGATGACGCAGGGCCTTATCGTGCCACTGCTCTCTTTTATTTTGGAACAGCGCGAAGTCACGGCAGTCTTCAATGGGATCTCGACGACCGCTTTGTTTTTCGGCGTCATCGTGGCCTCACCGTTCATTGAACTTGTCGTGCGAAAATATGGGGCTAGGCGCACAATCATCTACAGCAACTGGCTGGCCCTGCTGATGACACTGGCGTTTCCCATCTGGGACAACCTCTATGCGTGGATTCTCTTCCGCGTCGTGCTCGGCATCGCCCTCTCCGGCATTTTCGTCTCGACGGAGATCTGGCTGAACACGATCTTAACCTCAGACAACCGCGGGCGCATGTTCGCGTTCTACGGCCTCGCCATCGCGATCGGGCTGATGGTCGGGCCGCTTGGCATCAACTTGCTCAGCCTGTCGCTCTGGGCACCATTTGTGGTCAGCGCAATCTGTTACCTTATCCCGTTGGTGATCACGATGCGCATTCCGGATGAGGACGCAAGACTGGATGAAAGCGAAGAGGATGGCCCAACCGGCATTAAGCGCTGGTGGCGCATCTTCTGGCTCGCTCCGTTTGCGATGCTGGCTTCACTCACCTACGGGTACTTAGATGGCGCCCTGGTCGGCCAGTTTCCGATCTATGGCTCGCGGCTGGAGCTGATGCCCTCCACCATCTCGCTGACCCTTTCTGTCTTCGTCTTCGGATCGATCGTCTTTCAATTCCCGCTCGGCTGGCTTTCTGACATCTGGGGTCGCCACCAAGCGCTGCTTCTCGCCTCGGTGATCGGTTTGGTCGGGTTCTTGTTAGTGCCGCTCACTCAACATCACATCGGACTTTTGATGACGATGTTCTTTCTTGTCGGCGGCGCGCTGGGATCGTTCTACTCGCTCGGTCTCGCCTACCTCGGTGATCTCTTGCAAATGAAAGACCTGCCGACTGGCAACGTGCTCTATACGATGCTCTATGGCGTCGGATCGATCTTGGGGCCGTCGTTCACCGGAGCGGCGATCCAGTTCTTCGGCAAAGAATGGTTTGCTTGGTCGATCGCGGTGATGCTGTTCTGCTATGTTGTATACGGTTTACTTCATTCACAAAACGTTAACAAAAAGGGTTCTGTGTTCACAACGAGTAAGAATTGA
- a CDS encoding AAA family ATPase, which yields MLRPRLSKLIIKHFRCIGSTPVVIELDDIVVFVGPNNAGKSSILRAYEVVMSEGSQAGRLNRDDFPNGENTPDTMPEIELHTVVYTDPPGSRWIQIDQQTGEMVVREKWIGPDVGEPVRRGFDVEKGEWAEQVPRGAPNVANARRPQPHRVDAFTNPKGQSDKIMSMLLSVLNDRIKQTDYTLLLEKMTEVQKLIVERSHTQIAAVEAGVSELFSQVFPDYQIRFDDRPEDDLDKAIQFFKVSQLPIGPRDGFQSTIDRQGSGARRTMLRAALRYISESGYDKPKARTKKAIDTPTSRPHVLHLDEPELCLHPNAVREACRVLYNLPKTGEWQVIVTTHSPAFLARSFARKYDDHSGRPQHRWNDQRHHSFRPERTQLDEDDKQKLKLLNLCDPHVGDFFFAAKPEQFRDVYIIRARGKATIISLIKILNHFGTRYSVLHDSDTPTIVTRTGKEMANSAWAHNIKIYQGVQNHRDPSKVRLLASVPNFESAYFGHDVDGEKPYNALLEM from the coding sequence TTGCTGCGCCCACGCCTGAGCAAACTGATCATCAAGCACTTTCGCTGCATCGGCTCCACTCCAGTCGTCATCGAACTGGATGATATCGTCGTGTTCGTCGGTCCGAACAACGCGGGGAAAAGTTCGATCCTGCGCGCCTACGAAGTTGTCATGTCTGAAGGTTCTCAAGCAGGCAGGTTGAACCGCGACGATTTTCCAAACGGTGAGAACACGCCTGATACCATGCCAGAGATCGAACTGCACACCGTCGTGTACACTGATCCGCCTGGAAGCCGGTGGATTCAAATCGACCAACAGACTGGCGAGATGGTCGTCCGCGAAAAATGGATCGGGCCCGATGTGGGGGAACCGGTGCGCAGAGGCTTTGATGTGGAAAAAGGTGAATGGGCCGAGCAAGTGCCTCGGGGAGCGCCAAACGTCGCCAACGCTCGTCGCCCACAACCACACCGGGTGGATGCTTTCACCAACCCCAAGGGGCAGTCTGACAAGATCATGTCCATGCTCCTCTCCGTCCTCAATGACCGGATCAAACAGACAGATTACACGCTCCTGCTTGAGAAGATGACAGAAGTGCAGAAGCTGATCGTCGAACGGTCGCACACGCAGATCGCAGCTGTGGAAGCGGGTGTTTCCGAGCTGTTCAGCCAAGTCTTCCCCGATTACCAGATTCGCTTTGACGATCGTCCGGAAGACGATTTGGACAAAGCGATCCAGTTTTTTAAAGTTTCGCAACTGCCAATAGGCCCGCGAGATGGCTTTCAGAGCACAATCGACCGCCAAGGCAGCGGTGCGCGGCGCACCATGCTTCGGGCCGCCCTTCGCTACATTTCGGAGAGCGGCTATGACAAGCCCAAAGCTCGCACCAAAAAGGCGATCGACACACCAACTTCACGTCCGCACGTTCTGCATTTGGATGAGCCGGAACTGTGCTTGCATCCGAACGCGGTTCGAGAAGCTTGCCGCGTGCTCTACAATCTGCCGAAGACGGGTGAATGGCAAGTGATAGTGACCACCCATTCACCCGCCTTTCTCGCTCGATCTTTCGCGCGAAAATACGACGATCATTCGGGTCGACCGCAGCACAGATGGAACGATCAGAGGCACCACTCTTTTCGTCCCGAGCGCACACAGCTGGACGAAGATGATAAACAGAAGCTCAAACTGCTCAACCTCTGTGATCCGCACGTTGGAGATTTTTTCTTCGCCGCCAAGCCAGAACAGTTCAGAGATGTTTATATCATCCGTGCACGTGGCAAAGCGACCATCATCTCGCTGATCAAGATTTTGAATCATTTCGGGACGAGATACTCTGTTCTCCACGATAGCGACACGCCGACGATCGTCACCCGCACCGGCAAAGAGATGGCCAATTCCGCTTGGGCGCACAACATCAAGATCTATCAAGGAGTTCAAAATCACCGCGATCCGTCCAAAGTACGCCTACTCGCCTCCGTCCCTAACTTTGAGAGTGCTTACTTCGGTCACGATGTCGATGGTGAAAAGCCCTACAATGCCTTGCTTGAAATGTGA
- a CDS encoding MFS transporter, with the protein MKKYSPAFKALWAGEIISEFGGAAGGIINGLLLYELTGSKEWMGALWLIYFIPSLILQGISAPFLNHVIKEKVIRKIQLVRAGAYLLPLIGYAIGTDVGTITGLILLQCLLGLVQPIYASLSFSLLPEICNEKELVDANGLLDATIRLMSFLAPGAVSLLLLFSPIHLIYGLSALMFLLSYFALARIPQLSAKRVATWTRKFWWAELVEGYRSIFQFRHLLRLTLLSSTVQFAVGAAMVISVPFIRGDLGGHAWEYAIFSGAFPVGYALGVILLAKLPKGKQTMYLGLIGGGLSFVLLFFVHSIPLAWMCELFGGLMFPMFNAQSAAAFQREAPRDRLTQLSAVRLLLLRVTMPLGILFASTAVFDLTTRQTYAIIGLVILLPGLFYLLVAPATVKSKLHAPQDHQLKER; encoded by the coding sequence ATGAAAAAGTATTCTCCAGCGTTTAAAGCGCTTTGGGCTGGCGAAATCATATCGGAGTTTGGCGGAGCGGCTGGTGGGATCATCAACGGGTTGCTGCTGTATGAGCTGACTGGATCGAAGGAATGGATGGGAGCATTATGGCTCATCTATTTTATTCCCTCGCTGATCCTGCAAGGAATCAGTGCTCCCTTCCTCAACCACGTTATCAAGGAGAAAGTGATCCGAAAGATCCAATTGGTCCGCGCCGGTGCTTATCTGCTTCCGTTGATCGGGTATGCGATCGGAACAGATGTGGGGACGATTACCGGTTTGATCCTGTTGCAATGCCTGTTGGGCTTGGTGCAACCGATCTACGCAAGCTTGTCGTTCTCACTGCTACCTGAAATCTGCAACGAGAAAGAGCTGGTGGACGCGAATGGTTTACTGGATGCTACCATTCGATTGATGAGCTTTCTCGCCCCTGGTGCGGTGTCCTTGCTACTCTTGTTCAGTCCGATTCACTTGATCTACGGGCTATCCGCTCTGATGTTCCTCCTCAGCTATTTCGCACTCGCGCGTATCCCTCAGTTGAGTGCCAAAAGAGTCGCCACTTGGACGAGGAAGTTTTGGTGGGCAGAGCTGGTAGAGGGATATCGGTCAATTTTTCAATTCAGACACCTGTTGCGGCTCACCCTGCTCTCCTCGACTGTGCAATTTGCAGTTGGAGCGGCGATGGTGATCAGCGTGCCTTTTATTCGAGGGGACTTGGGGGGACATGCTTGGGAATATGCGATCTTTTCCGGCGCGTTTCCTGTGGGGTATGCGCTGGGAGTGATCCTGCTTGCGAAGTTGCCAAAAGGGAAGCAAACGATGTATCTCGGCCTGATCGGAGGCGGTCTTTCGTTCGTCCTCCTGTTTTTTGTTCACTCGATTCCGCTCGCTTGGATGTGTGAGCTGTTCGGGGGACTCATGTTTCCCATGTTCAACGCACAAAGTGCAGCCGCTTTTCAGCGTGAGGCGCCTCGAGATCGTTTGACGCAACTGAGTGCCGTTCGATTGCTCTTGCTGCGAGTTACGATGCCGCTCGGGATCTTGTTTGCGTCCACAGCAGTTTTTGACCTCACAACACGTCAAACGTACGCGATCATCGGCTTGGTAATTCTCCTGCCCGGATTGTTTTACTTGTTGGTCGCACCTGCAACGGTCAAATCCAAGCTCCACGCGCCTCAAGACCATCAGTTGAAAGAACGCTAG
- a CDS encoding helix-turn-helix domain-containing protein produces the protein MRHLDSPQQTETIALKVEYSPVWEVILGIAGYTHTQLRHTFDLDEEWKAYQNSMPASLVQHLKEIEQTNFWHAMIMLQDKFSATSIQDFSNQLSQLPHDHFYETLLPYVSRDLELLRKTTAVQHDWVDLFEQYATHFDQHEYLASYVRNLGHYSVQEMCDLFNHALNGWFEWVSQQEEWEKWMQALAFEQKQYSSIEHTNPIEEIEKITGGIKYLPEPSVWTVKLIPHVSYRPWVLEKRTPETKLFFYPLKEEYLLEPGTPSINLVRGHKALGDELRLKLLYQLLKGPLSLLEMSLQFNTSKTTLHHHLSLLKAAKLIRVEKGIYSANPAQIQGFSKSLTQYLGDLL, from the coding sequence ATGCGACACCTAGATTCGCCACAGCAGACCGAAACGATTGCGCTGAAGGTGGAATACTCGCCCGTTTGGGAAGTAATCCTTGGCATTGCAGGGTACACGCATACCCAGCTTCGCCACACGTTCGATCTGGATGAAGAATGGAAAGCGTACCAAAATTCGATGCCTGCATCGCTTGTACAGCATCTGAAAGAGATTGAGCAGACCAACTTTTGGCACGCGATGATCATGCTTCAAGACAAATTCTCTGCAACATCTATTCAGGATTTTTCGAACCAATTATCGCAACTGCCACACGATCACTTCTATGAGACACTTTTGCCTTATGTGAGTCGCGATTTGGAACTTCTGCGAAAAACGACAGCAGTTCAGCACGATTGGGTAGATTTATTTGAGCAGTATGCGACCCATTTTGATCAGCACGAATACTTAGCTAGCTATGTTCGCAATTTGGGTCACTATTCGGTTCAGGAGATGTGCGACCTGTTCAACCATGCATTGAATGGATGGTTTGAGTGGGTAAGCCAACAGGAAGAATGGGAGAAGTGGATGCAGGCGCTCGCTTTTGAACAGAAGCAATACAGCTCGATTGAGCACACGAATCCCATCGAGGAAATCGAAAAAATTACAGGCGGAATCAAGTATCTCCCCGAGCCTTCTGTCTGGACGGTCAAGCTGATCCCGCATGTCTCCTATCGACCTTGGGTTTTAGAAAAGCGCACCCCAGAAACGAAGCTATTTTTCTATCCGCTAAAGGAAGAATATTTGTTGGAGCCGGGCACCCCATCTATCAACTTGGTTCGGGGGCATAAGGCGCTAGGGGATGAACTTCGACTAAAGCTGCTATATCAGCTGCTAAAAGGACCTTTGTCGCTCCTTGAGATGAGCCTGCAGTTCAACACTTCGAAAACGACGCTTCATCATCATCTCTCCCTTTTAAAAGCGGCCAAGCTCATTCGTGTTGAAAAAGGGATCTATTCGGCAAATCCAGCTCAAATCCAGGGTTTTTCCAAAAGTCTTACCCAGTACCTCGGAGATCTTCTATGA